The following coding sequences are from one Mycobacterium bourgelatii window:
- a CDS encoding phosphotriesterase-related protein, giving the protein MSELNTARGAIDTTDLGVTLMHEHVFIMTTEIAQNYPEAWGDEEKRVADAVARLNELKSRGVDTIVDLTVIGLGRYIPRIARVAAQTELNIVVATGLYTYNDVPFCFHYTGPGTMLDGPEVMVEMFVRDIEQGIADTGIKAGILKCATDEPGITPGVERVLRAVAQAHKRTGVPISTHTHAGLRRGLEQQRIFEEEGVDLSRVIIGHSGDSTDVGYLEEIISAGSYLGMDRFGIDVILPFEERVAIVATMCERGHADKMVLSHDANCYFDALPEEMLAVAAPNWHYLHIHNDVIPALKERGVTDEQLHTMLVENPRRIFERQGAYQ; this is encoded by the coding sequence GTGTCAGAACTAAATACCGCTCGCGGAGCGATCGATACCACCGACCTCGGCGTCACGCTCATGCATGAGCACGTCTTCATCATGACCACTGAGATCGCGCAGAACTATCCCGAAGCCTGGGGCGATGAGGAGAAGCGGGTGGCCGACGCCGTCGCCCGGCTCAACGAACTGAAGTCCCGCGGCGTCGACACGATCGTCGACCTGACGGTGATCGGGCTGGGACGCTACATCCCGCGGATCGCCCGCGTCGCGGCCCAAACCGAGCTCAACATCGTCGTCGCGACGGGCCTCTACACGTACAACGACGTGCCGTTCTGCTTCCACTACACCGGCCCGGGCACCATGCTCGACGGACCCGAGGTCATGGTCGAGATGTTCGTCCGCGACATCGAGCAAGGCATCGCCGACACCGGCATCAAGGCCGGAATCCTCAAGTGCGCCACCGACGAACCCGGCATCACCCCAGGCGTGGAGCGGGTGCTGCGCGCCGTCGCCCAGGCGCACAAGCGCACCGGCGTGCCGATCTCCACCCACACCCACGCCGGGTTGCGGCGCGGGCTCGAGCAGCAACGCATCTTCGAAGAGGAGGGCGTGGACCTGAGCCGCGTGATCATCGGACACTCGGGCGACAGCACCGACGTCGGCTACCTCGAGGAGATCATCTCGGCGGGCTCGTATCTGGGCATGGACCGGTTCGGCATCGACGTTATCCTGCCGTTCGAGGAGCGGGTGGCCATCGTGGCGACCATGTGCGAGCGCGGGCACGCCGACAAGATGGTGCTCTCGCACGACGCCAACTGTTATTTCGACGCGTTGCCCGAGGAGATGCTCGCGGTGGCCGCACCGAATTGGCACTACCTGCACATCCACAACGACGTGATTCCCGCGCTGAAGGAGCGCGGGGTCACCGACGAGCAACTGCACACCATGCTCGTCGAGAACCCGCGGCGAATCTTTGAGCGGCAGGGCGCCTATCAGTGA
- a CDS encoding acyl-CoA dehydrogenase — protein sequence MLLNPKNLQRQYPDSRSGEIMAATVEFFESRGKARLKQDEHDKVWYSDFLNHIGRERIFASLLTPATYGAEDCRWDTYRISEFAEIVGFYGLSYWYPFQVTALGLGPIWMSENEDAKRKAAAQLEQGEVFAFGLSEQAHGADVYQTDMVLTESEHGWVANGEKYYIGNANVARMVSTFGRIDGSGKESDYVFFAADSQHDRYELKKNVVNSQNYVANYALHDYPVTEADLLHRGPGAFHAALNTVNVCKYNLGWGAVGMCTHAFYESITHAANRQLYGKLVTDFSHVRRLFTDAYARLVAMRLVATRASDYMRSASADDRRYLLYSPLTKAKVTSEGERVITALWDVIAAKGVEKDTFFETVAREIGLLPRLEGTVHINIGLLAKFMPNFLFAPDVALPLIPRRDDAADDTFLFNQGPTGGLGKVRFHDWRAPFDSYGHLPNVALLRQQVEVLAEMLAAATPDAAQQKDIDFAFGVGQIFALVPYGQLILEEAAISGVDEALIDEIFGVLVRDFNSYAIELNDKAATTDEQGRFALRMIRRPAHDPARYDKIWQEHVLPLNGAYEMAP from the coding sequence ATGTTGCTCAATCCCAAAAATCTGCAACGCCAGTACCCGGACAGCCGCTCAGGGGAGATCATGGCGGCGACGGTCGAGTTCTTCGAATCCCGAGGCAAGGCGCGGCTGAAGCAAGACGAGCACGACAAGGTCTGGTACTCCGACTTCCTCAACCACATCGGGCGGGAGCGCATCTTCGCTTCGTTGCTGACGCCGGCGACGTACGGCGCCGAAGATTGTCGCTGGGACACCTACCGGATCAGCGAGTTCGCCGAGATCGTCGGCTTCTACGGATTGAGCTACTGGTATCCGTTCCAGGTGACGGCACTGGGCCTGGGACCGATCTGGATGAGCGAGAACGAGGACGCCAAGCGTAAGGCCGCCGCGCAGCTCGAGCAGGGCGAGGTGTTCGCGTTCGGCCTCTCGGAGCAGGCGCACGGCGCCGACGTCTACCAAACCGACATGGTTTTGACAGAGTCCGAGCACGGCTGGGTCGCCAACGGCGAGAAGTACTACATCGGCAACGCCAACGTCGCGCGGATGGTCTCCACCTTCGGGAGGATTGACGGGTCCGGCAAAGAGTCGGACTATGTCTTCTTCGCCGCCGATTCGCAGCACGATCGCTACGAACTGAAGAAGAACGTCGTCAACTCGCAGAATTACGTCGCCAACTACGCGCTGCACGACTACCCGGTCACCGAAGCCGATTTGCTGCACCGCGGCCCGGGGGCGTTCCACGCCGCCCTCAACACGGTCAACGTCTGCAAGTACAACCTGGGCTGGGGTGCGGTCGGCATGTGCACCCACGCCTTCTACGAGTCGATCACCCACGCGGCCAACCGCCAGCTCTACGGCAAGCTCGTCACGGACTTCAGCCACGTCCGGCGGTTGTTCACCGACGCCTACGCGAGGCTGGTCGCCATGCGACTGGTAGCCACCCGCGCCTCCGACTACATGCGCAGCGCCTCGGCCGACGACCGTCGCTACCTGCTCTACAGCCCGCTCACCAAGGCCAAGGTCACCAGCGAGGGCGAGCGGGTCATCACCGCGCTGTGGGACGTCATCGCCGCCAAGGGTGTGGAGAAGGACACCTTCTTCGAAACGGTGGCCCGCGAGATCGGCCTGCTGCCGCGCCTGGAAGGCACCGTTCACATCAACATCGGGCTGCTGGCCAAGTTCATGCCCAACTTCCTGTTCGCACCGGACGTGGCGCTGCCGCTGATCCCACGCCGCGACGACGCCGCCGACGACACCTTCCTGTTCAACCAGGGGCCCACCGGCGGCCTGGGCAAGGTGCGTTTCCACGACTGGCGCGCGCCGTTCGACAGCTACGGCCACCTGCCCAACGTCGCGCTACTGCGTCAGCAGGTCGAGGTGCTGGCCGAGATGCTGGCGGCGGCGACCCCGGACGCCGCGCAGCAGAAGGACATCGACTTCGCCTTCGGCGTGGGACAGATCTTCGCGCTGGTTCCCTACGGCCAGCTCATCCTGGAAGAGGCCGCGATCTCCGGCGTGGACGAGGCGTTGATCGACGAGATCTTCGGCGTGCTGGTCCGCGACTTCAACAGCTACGCAATCGAATTGAACGACAAGGCCGCGACGACGGACGAGCAGGGCCGCTTCGCGCTGCGGATGATTCGCCGCCCCGCGCACGACCCAGCGCGCTACGACAAGATCTGGCAGGAACACGTCCTGCCGCTCAACGGCGCTTACGAGATGGCGCCCTAG
- a CDS encoding TetR/AcrR family transcriptional regulator, producing MPTVTWARVDPARRAAIVEAAEAEFGAHGFSNGSLNVIARRARVAKGSLFQYFADKRDLYAYITDTVSQRVRGYMEDLIRELDPASRPFFDFLTDLLDGWVAYYAEHPRERALHAAATLEVDTDARISVRSVIHRHYLEVLRPLVTVAHARGDLRPDADTDALLSLLLLIFPHLALAPYMRGLDPVLGLDDPTPEQPALAVRRLVAVLAAAFCAQTQAVNTAHAPKEEVP from the coding sequence ATGCCGACGGTGACTTGGGCGCGGGTCGACCCCGCTCGCCGAGCAGCAATAGTGGAAGCCGCAGAGGCGGAATTCGGCGCGCACGGGTTCTCCAACGGAAGCCTGAACGTGATCGCTCGGCGCGCTCGTGTCGCCAAGGGCAGCCTGTTTCAGTACTTCGCTGACAAGCGGGACCTCTACGCCTACATCACCGATACCGTCAGCCAGCGGGTGCGGGGCTACATGGAGGACCTCATCCGCGAGCTCGACCCCGCCAGTCGGCCCTTCTTCGACTTCCTCACCGACCTGCTCGACGGCTGGGTCGCCTACTACGCCGAGCACCCACGAGAGCGGGCGTTACACGCGGCAGCCACATTGGAGGTCGACACCGACGCCCGCATCAGCGTGCGCAGCGTCATCCACCGTCACTACCTGGAAGTGCTGCGGCCCCTGGTGACCGTCGCGCACGCGCGGGGCGACCTGCGTCCCGACGCCGACACTGACGCGTTGCTGTCGTTGCTGCTGTTGATTTTTCCGCACTTGGCGCTGGCCCCATACATGCGCGGACTGGATCCCGTCCTCGGGCTCGACGATCCAACTCCGGAGCAACCGGCCCTTGCCGTGCGCAGGCTGGTCGCCGTCTTGGCGGCCGCATTCTGCGCGCAGACGCAGGCCGTTAACACAGCCCATGCACCCAAAGAGGAGGTCCCATGA
- a CDS encoding R2-like ligand-binding oxidase: MTRTHSSSLARGGLNWNSLPLKLFAGGNAKFWDPADIDFSRDREDWEKLTEDEREYATRLCAQFIAGEEAVAQDIQPFMSAMRAEGRLGDEMYLTQFAFEEAKHVQVFRMWLDAVGMTEDLHPYLDDLPTYRHIFYDELPDCLNVLTSDPSPAAQIRASVTYNHIVEGMLALTGYYAWHKICVERGILPGMQELVRRIGDDERRHMAWGTFTCRRHVAADDANWTVFETRMNELIPMALQLTQDGFNLFEDPKPFGLKDEEFLQYATDKGMRRFGTISSARGRPLGEIDVDYTPLELEDTFADEDQKALAAV, translated from the coding sequence ATGACACGGACACACTCAAGCTCGCTCGCCCGGGGCGGGCTCAACTGGAACAGCCTGCCGTTGAAGCTGTTCGCCGGCGGCAACGCGAAGTTCTGGGATCCCGCCGACATCGACTTCTCCCGCGACCGCGAGGACTGGGAGAAGCTCACCGAAGACGAACGCGAGTACGCCACCCGGTTGTGCGCCCAGTTCATCGCCGGCGAGGAAGCGGTGGCCCAGGACATTCAGCCGTTCATGTCCGCGATGCGCGCCGAGGGGCGACTCGGCGACGAGATGTATCTGACGCAGTTCGCGTTCGAGGAGGCCAAACACGTCCAGGTGTTCCGCATGTGGTTGGACGCCGTCGGCATGACCGAGGACCTGCACCCCTACCTCGACGATCTGCCCACCTACCGGCACATCTTCTACGACGAGCTGCCGGACTGCCTCAACGTGTTGACGTCCGACCCGTCGCCGGCCGCCCAGATCCGGGCGTCGGTGACCTACAACCACATCGTCGAAGGCATGTTGGCGCTCACCGGCTACTACGCCTGGCACAAGATCTGCGTGGAACGCGGCATCCTGCCGGGCATGCAGGAATTGGTCCGGCGCATCGGTGACGACGAACGCCGTCACATGGCGTGGGGCACCTTCACCTGCCGTCGCCACGTCGCCGCCGACGACGCCAACTGGACGGTGTTCGAGACGCGGATGAACGAGCTCATCCCGATGGCGCTGCAACTCACCCAGGACGGGTTCAACCTTTTCGAGGACCCGAAGCCGTTCGGCCTCAAGGACGAGGAGTTCCTGCAGTACGCCACGGACAAAGGGATGCGGCGGTTCGGCACGATCAGCAGCGCCCGGGGTCGCCCGCTCGGCGAGATCGACGTCGACTACACGCCGCTGGAGCTCGAAGACACCTTCGCCGACGAGGACCAGAAGGCCCTCGCGGCGGTCTAG
- a CDS encoding NADP-dependent succinic semialdehyde dehydrogenase has translation MPIATINPATGETVKTFTEATDEEVDAAIARAYERFLDYRHSTTFAQRAEWANATADLLEKEADDVAAMMTLEMGKTLASAKAETLKCAKGFRYYAENAEKLLADEPAEASKVGAKQAYVRYQPLGVVLAVMPWNFPLWQAVRFAAPALMAGNVGILKHASNVPQSALYLADVIARGGFPDGCFQTLLVSSKAVERILRDPRVAAATLTGSEPAGQSVAAIAGDEIKPTVLELGGSDPFIVMPSANLDEAVKTAVKARVQNNGQSCIAAKRFIVHSDIYEAFVDKYVEQMEGLKVGDPTDPDTDVGPLATESGRDEIAKQVEDAVAAGATVRCGGQVPDRPGWFYPPTVITDITKDMALYKEEVFGPVASMYRASDIDEAIEIANATSFGLGSNAWTNDAGEQERFINEIEAGQVFINGMTVSFPELGFGGIKRSGYGRELAVMGIRAFVNAKTVWVG, from the coding sequence GTGCCTATCGCCACCATCAACCCGGCCACCGGCGAGACAGTCAAGACCTTCACGGAGGCAACCGACGAAGAAGTCGACGCCGCGATCGCGCGCGCCTACGAGCGGTTCCTCGACTACCGCCACTCCACGACCTTCGCCCAGCGCGCCGAGTGGGCGAACGCCACCGCCGACCTGTTGGAGAAAGAGGCCGACGACGTCGCGGCGATGATGACGTTGGAGATGGGCAAGACGCTGGCGTCAGCCAAGGCGGAGACCCTGAAATGCGCCAAGGGTTTTCGCTACTACGCCGAGAACGCCGAAAAGCTGCTCGCCGACGAGCCTGCGGAAGCGTCGAAGGTCGGTGCGAAACAGGCCTACGTCCGGTACCAACCGCTAGGTGTGGTGCTGGCCGTCATGCCGTGGAACTTCCCGCTTTGGCAGGCGGTTCGGTTCGCGGCGCCCGCGCTGATGGCCGGCAACGTCGGCATCCTCAAGCACGCGTCGAATGTGCCGCAGTCCGCGTTGTACCTCGCCGACGTCATCGCCCGCGGCGGGTTCCCGGACGGCTGCTTCCAGACGCTGCTGGTGTCATCCAAGGCGGTAGAGCGCATCCTGCGCGACCCGCGGGTTGCGGCGGCCACGCTCACCGGAAGCGAGCCGGCAGGTCAGTCCGTCGCCGCGATCGCCGGTGACGAGATCAAGCCGACCGTGCTGGAACTCGGCGGCAGCGACCCGTTCATCGTGATGCCGTCGGCAAACCTGGACGAGGCCGTCAAGACCGCCGTCAAGGCCCGGGTGCAGAACAACGGGCAGTCCTGCATCGCCGCCAAGCGGTTCATCGTGCATTCCGACATTTACGAGGCGTTCGTCGACAAGTACGTCGAACAGATGGAGGGCCTCAAGGTCGGCGACCCGACCGACCCGGACACCGACGTGGGTCCCCTGGCCACCGAGTCGGGCCGCGACGAGATCGCCAAGCAGGTGGAGGACGCCGTCGCCGCCGGCGCGACCGTGCGTTGTGGTGGGCAGGTTCCCGACCGACCCGGGTGGTTCTACCCGCCGACGGTGATCACCGACATCACCAAGGACATGGCGCTGTACAAGGAGGAAGTGTTCGGGCCGGTCGCCTCGATGTACCGTGCCAGCGACATCGACGAGGCCATCGAGATCGCCAACGCCACCAGCTTCGGGCTGGGGTCCAACGCGTGGACGAACGACGCGGGCGAGCAGGAACGGTTCATCAACGAGATCGAGGCCGGCCAGGTGTTCATCAACGGGATGACGGTGTCCTTCCCCGAACTCGGGTTCGGCGGCATCAAGCGGTCGGGCTACGGCCGCGAGCTGGCCGTGATGGGTATCCGCGCCTTCGTCAACGCCAAGACGGTGTGGGTGGGCTAG